A window from Leishmania donovani BPK282A1 complete genome, chromosome 27 encodes these proteins:
- a CDS encoding protein kinase-like protein has protein sequence MTSRGEHIRLDKGALVKNHYEVVTSIGAGNFSKVYRVIDLQLPVKDQRRNPLAMKVIKKEYSSDAKYEKQMLIVLHEHDKSRSARVSKMYECFVWQECPVFIMPLHGPCLRSRRLGVNRGVVTYEKLLEFSYDLLETMAFVHFQCHMVHTDLKPENILIADRNVADNSMGDEWVVCDFGSASLWRMDKLDSDLISTRPYRAPEVLLGNKWHYAADMWSIGCILYEVAVGHRLFESRDDLTHLHMMDRRIGRLPEAFAKHSKYSSKYFNSRGDFLSTPDAIRFSKCRLTPIREMFKEDREFLHLLKGLLTYNPDERMTAPEALALPIFDRVRVARKERQRRADAAAEECRQCHHSPGAVVPGDGKGLRLTGHIDHNTLEHIIADAKNGCTSHRRHHHQNHTKDETSGNNMADSRLEAATNAETTPAPGPAAASPAVGSSPQLDRQASAGTPRDTAAMTTTATTSAASATAENTNSFAAPNVSAPSAASLSKKRASKAAKVRGRAASVPVVQGCSSHHSGSPLSRVAVVTKEVPHQRPCVNSHHSTSTRSSALVPQLALHRFKTSTLASDHDAAPLPSKSGQRGSGRSGGKLSGRSVSPGSKNRRSTPHKDTSCGLQHGCGSSAAGDGGTQLNASSPLKSPHQRLQLRSGAAKRPNRTPSRSSATPYRLLETLSPAITRSPRMLLKASSAAGPSLGHSICISDIIATPPKQAFRAGALRSSSAAGRSPRNPATALGSRSHNSVTKEGEAGMVTTSPLGPSVAAPKALPLPAAATGTKTPRQQSLSPDAPLGSQSPLQRGVTAVCKDMQTKSLVVRGSPDVDDKFVDVGDATKGRSQKATSDDAGDEGDHGLKQVGSPLATSLAVMGDDNPDKVGDGNDDDDDSSLASPNAQLRDSVASPTSENCLGSLYNSDGSPRATDYRSPARCRPPVETSTGDTSGVSSPVMMSRSNARLSISSSEWRGVEVAPGVTLATATVKRGQRSFAAALATPLPPSQHNPRASQLSEVFYSPRELSPSARSPSSLTGPRSTTAGSVASPPAVQTVESDENPHELFSTVPLSRAQLSRANSCSGSFGVTRNAAPASTVDSRSHMAPPSTCTTSAVGRSARELPTARTSVSATTVSTPAAPTHVCQASSSASQLAMVTASVGRLKSVPLPDVSDVRGSASPPPPSVTASRRAATKPGPAPVAATSAPAPACPSLEESTPVAPMNSMAMSRLPAALTRSRELSLSQDKGCLANPDTIASPPLLAAAAATPSTGAAGAAAVLHSSPHLPYQPTHGLVHPSGSNSHVLSETKAEEANCKTESQPPGLHMPWRSLLLPDHSPTCVSSPLPAIAAAAPATVTPTFTLPNKVHGAGERHEASTRNSGRIKVKSLSVQHPRTSPGPSPRPPPSSSSTNISFDVAAGAKCSGSTTANFTNAGTTSRLNSNFNNGGPKKLGTATSHYPAATSGSSMSTSFQAVSLSPRNATVPGAANTNSLRSSTNGVSAGPVRSPHSSASATTSPKISAMYQRTDSPRGIPPALMTTGLPISAIGGEVMPIVTVPLPAQPHYQPPSQAQQQPSTAVASTGAGPSKSSISIVPRHMRSGVASTRSSIHRQPLGTPVASTPRPKASDSTAASASLKTNAAAISLPKQACKTSSGTLNTVSSRGSTANAPVNTIGADALTRPTASQLKHRRDARTLRRIIVPRPSTSSLSQASRAASSSSPGAEDSGEQTRDTSDNSHILKQYDRDLSSCSSTTPIPLP, from the coding sequence ATGACGTCACGAGGGGAGCATATTAGACTCGATAAGGGGGCACTGGTGAAGAACCACTACGAGGTCGTCACCTCCATCGGCGCGGGCAACTTTTCGAAGGTGTACCGCGTCATTGACCTGCAGTTGCCAGTAAAAGATCAGCGACGTAATCCACTGGCGATGAAGGTGATCAAGAAGGAGTACAGCAGCGATGCCAAGTACGAGAAGCAGATGCTGATTGTGCTGCACGAGCACGACaagagccgcagcgcgcgtgtgtcgaAGATGTACGAGTGCTTCGTTTGGCAGGAGTGCCCCGTGTTCATTATGCCGTTGCACGGACCATGTCTGCGAagtcgccgcctcggcgtcaaccgcggcgtcgtcacGTACGAGAAGCTGCTCGAGTTTAGCTACGACTTGCTGGAGACGATGGCCTTTGTGCACTTCCAGTGCCATATGGTGCACACCGACCTCAAGCCGGAGAACATCCTCATCGCCGACAGAAACGTCGCCGACAACTCGATGGGCGACGAATGGGTTGTCTGTGACTTTGGGAGTGCGTCACTCTGGCGTATGGACAAGCTAGACTCAGACCTCATCTCCACGCGTCCGTACCGCGCaccggaggtgctgctcggcaACAAGTGGCACTACGCTGCCGACATGTGGAGTATAGGCTGCATCCTCTACGAGGTTGCCGTCGGCCACCGCCTGTTCGAAAGCCGTGATGACCTGACTCACTTGCACATGATGGACCGCCGCATTGGGCGCTTGCCGGAGGCCTTCGCGAAACATTCCAAGTACTCGAGCAAGTACTTCAATTCGCGAGGCGACTTCCTGTCCACCCCAGACGCTATTCGCTTTTCCAAGTGTCGGCTGACGCCAATACGCGAAATGTTCAAAGAGGACCGTGAGTTTCTTCACTTGCTCAAGGGGCTCCTCACATACAACCCAGATGAGCGCATGACAGCACCCGAGGCGCTGGCTTTGCCCATCTTCGATAGGGTCCGCGTCGCTCGCAaggagcgacagcgacgggcggacgcggctgccgaggAATGTCGACAGTGCCACCACTCACCCGGAGCTGTGGTTCCCGGAGACGGCAAGGGCCTGCGGCTTACGGGCCACATCGACCACAACACGCTCGAACACATCATAGCCGACGCGAAGAACGGCTGCACCTCGCAcaggcgccaccaccaccaaaaTCACACGAAGGATGAAACGAGCGGCAACAACATGGCGGATAGCCGCTTAGAGGCCGCTACAAATGCAGAGACCACCCCCGCTCCaggaccagcagcagcgtcgccagccGTCGGCTCCTCGCCGCAGCTTGACAGGCAGGCGTCTGCTGGCACTCCCAGGGACACCGCAGCCATGACGACTACCGCCACCACGTCAGCTGCTTCGGCAACAGCCGAGAATACGAACAGCTTCGCTGCCCCTAATGTCTCTGCACCgtccgcggcgtcgctgagTAAAAAGCGGGCTTCCAAGGCGGCCAAAGTTCGCGGGCGGGCCGCCAGCGTGCCCGTAGTGCAAGGTTGCAGCAGCCATCACAGCGGGAGTCCGTTGTCGagagtggcggtggtgaccAAGGAGGTGCCGCACCAACGCCCGTGCGTGAACAGCCACCACTCCACCTCCACACGGAGCTCGGCGCTCGTGCCGCAGCTTGCTCTCCACCGCTTCAAGACGTCAACCCTAGCTTCCGACCAtgacgcagcaccgctgccgtcgaagagcgggcagcgcggcagcgggcggTCAGGTGGGAAGCTCTCGGGTCGCTCCGTGTCTCCGGGGAGCAAAAACCGTAGAAGTACACCACACAAGGATACCAGCTGCGGTTTACAGCACGGCTgtggcagcagtgcagcgggcgatggcggcaccCAACTGAATGCGTCGAGTCCGCTGAAGAGCCCCCATCAGCGTCTTCAGCTCCGCTCCGGTGCTGCCAAAAGACCAAATCGCACGCCGTCACGCTCGTCAGCCACGCCGTACCGCCTGCTGGAAACTCTCTCTCCGGCCATCACGCGATCACCGAGGATGCTGTTGAAGGCGTCATCGGCGGCTGGGCCGTCTCTGGGTCACAGCATCTGCATCTCAGACATCATCGCCACGCCGCCGAAGCAGGCGTTTCGTGCCGGAGCACTGCGGAGCAGTTCCGCCGCTGGCCGCTCTCCTCGCAACCCTGCCACGGCGCTTGGCTCCAGGTCGCACAATAGCGTTACCAAGGAGGGTGAGGCAGGTATGGTGACCACCTCGCCGCTCGGGCCgtctgtggcggcgccgaaAGCACTTCctctgccggcggcggcgacagggACGAAGACTCCGCGCCAGCAGTCGCTGTCTCCCGACGCGCCTCTAGGTTCTCAGTCGCCcctccagcgcggcgtcACGGCGGTGTGCAAGGACATGCAAACAAAGTCGCTTGTTGTGCGAGGCAGCCCGGATGTCGATGACAAGTTTGTCGATGTCGGCGATGCAACCAAAGGCCGCAGCCAAAAGGCTACTAGCGATGATGCTGGCGACGAGGGCGACCATGGCCTCAAGCAGGTGGGATCGCCGCTGGCGACTTCGCTGGCCGTTATGGGGGATGATAATCCCGACAAggtcggcgacggcaacgacgatgatgacgacTCTTCGCTTGCGTCACCGAACGCGCAGCTCAGGGACTCCGTTGCGTCGCCGACAAGCGAGAACTGCCTCGGCAGCTTGTACAACTCAGATGGCAGTCCCCGCGCCACTGACTACCGCAGTcccgcgcgctgccgcccgcccGTGGAGACATCGACGGGCGACACGTCTGGGGTATCGTCGCCTGTCATGATGAGCAGGTCAAACGCGCGGTTGAGCATTTCAAGCAGCGAATGGCGAGGTGTGGAGGTGGCACCAGGGGTGACCCTCGCTACGGCGACGGTGAAGAGAGGGCAGCGAagcttcgccgctgctcttgcgacacctctgccgccgtcCCAGCACAATCCCCGGGCGTCACAGCTGAGCGAAGTGTTCTACAGTCCACGCGAGCTTTCGCCCTCTGCGcggtcgccgtcgtctctcACGGGCCCACGATCCACCACAGCGGGCTCTGTCGCGTCCCCGCCTGCCGTGCAAACTGTTGAATCAGACGAGAATCCCCATGAGCTATTCAGCACCGTCcccctctcgcgcgcgcagctgagcAGAGCgaacagctgcagcggctccttCGGTGTCACGCGCAACGCTGCACCGGCGTCCACAGTGGATTCGCGGTCTCACATGGCGCCTCCATCAACGTGCACCACATCTGCTGTCGGCAGGTCAGCGCGTGAGTTACCGACTGCGAGAACCTCAGTGTCAGCGACGACAGTGTCGACGCCGGCCGCGCCAACGCACGTGTGCCAGGCGTCCTCCTCAGCAAGCCAGCTTGCCATGGTGACGGCGTCGGTGGGCCGGCTCAagtcggtgccgctgcccgaCGTCTCTGACGTGCGGGGCTccgcatcaccaccaccaccatccgTGACAGcatcgcggcgcgccgcgaccAAGCCGGGGCCGGCACCCGTAGCGGCAACGTCCGCGCCGGCACCTGCGTGCCCATCACTTGAAGAATCGACCCCTGTGGCACCCATGAACTCCATGGCAATGTCGCGACTACCTGCCGCTCTCACTCGCTCCCGCGAGCTGTCACTTTCCCAGGATAAAGGGTGCCTTGCAAACCCCGACACTATCGCGAGTCCGCCActgttggcggcggcggcggccaccccATCGACCGGAGCCGcgggtgccgcagcggtgctccATTCGTCGCCGCATCTCCCCTACCAGCCGACCCACGGCCTTGTGCACCCCTccggcagcaacagccacGTTCTGTCGGAGAcgaaggcagaggaggcgaatTGCAAAACTGAATCGCAGCCGCCGGGCCTGCACATGCCATGGAggtctctgctgctgccggacCACTCACCTACTTGTGtgtcatcgccgctgccggccattgccgccgctgcaccagcaACCGTGACGCCTACTTTCACGCTGCCTAATAAGGTTCATGGGGCAGGCGAACGGCACGAGGCTTCGACTCGCAACAGCGGCAGGATCAAGGTGAAGTCTCTGAGCGTGCAGCACCCCCGCACATCACCTGGTCCGTCGCCGCGACCCCCGCCCTCGTCGTCGAGCACCAACATCTCTTTCGATGTGGCTGCGGGGGCAAAGTGTTCCGGCTCGACCACGGCTAACTTCACCAACGCTGGCACCACCAGTCGTCTGAACAGCAACTTCAACAATGGCGGGCCCAAGAAGTTGggcaccgccacgtcgcaTTACCCGGCTGCCACCTCGGGCTCGTCTATGAGCACCTCTTTTCAGGCtgtgtcgctgtcgccgcgcaACGCGACTGTACCAGGGGCAGCAAACACCAACTCGCTGCGCTCATCGACGAATGGCGTGAGTGCAGGGCCTGTGCGCAGTCCGCAtagcagcgcctctgcgaCTACGTCGCCAAAGATATCAGCGATGTACCAGCGCACCGACTCTCCCCGTGGCATCCCGCCAGCGCTGATGACCACCGGCTTGCCCATCAGCGCGATCGGCGGGGAAGTAATGCCGATtgtgacggtgccgctgccggcgcaaCCGCACTACCAGCCGCCTtcacaggcgcagcagcagccatcgacagcggtggcgagcaCTGGCGCGGGCCCGAGCAAGTCGTCCATTTCTATAGTACCACGCCACATGCGGTCGGGAGTAGCGTCAACGCGCAGCTCAATACATCGGCAGCCATTGGGCACGCCTGTAGCGTCCACTCCCCGTCCGAAGGCTTCAGACTCGACTGCGGCATCAGCGAGCCTCAAGACGAACGCGGCTGCCATCTCATTGCCGAAGCAAGCCTGTAAGACGAGCTCTGGTACCTTGAACACGGTCagctcgcgcggcagcacggccAACGCGCCTGTGAATACGATTGGCGCGGATGCCTTGACTCGGCCTACAGCTTCGCAGCTcaagcaccgccgcgacgcccGCACTCTGAGGCGCATTATTGTTCCTCGGCCCTCGAcgtcctccctctcccaaGCCAGCCgtgcggcgtcgtcgtcgtcgccgggTGCCGAGGACAGCGGCGAGCAGACCCGCGACACCTCCGATAACTCACATATTTTAAAGCAGTACGACAGGGACCTGTCGTCGTGCTCTTCTACGACGCCGATACCGCTACCCTAG
- a CDS encoding glycosomal phosphoenolpyruvate carboxykinase, putative → MFQASFQKRFAAKASEALKSAVPKYVETAHL, encoded by the coding sequence ATGTTCCAGGCGAGCTTCCAGAAGCGCTTtgcggcgaaggcgagcgaggcgctgaAGTCTGCCGTGCCGAAGTACGTGGAGACGGCTCATCTGTAG
- a CDS encoding casein kinase I-like protein translates to MTLTSRTAQAAHAQNDVAAQRPPPPLYPSMNVGVSAVHTHQNRPCHPYDSQPAWQHPQLGTAPPAVIAGASLAPEQQEQAPQPQQPQQTHQQGRSNQPQSIFGGRFTLLDRLGSGGFGEVYRAEERDQLVPIAVKVERVTDTNALPEQSFLFHEAKVMQEIHKSIQAYMAAQQQHQLMLLQQEKARSGNGRRAENEAAAAADETRQEKVGIAKLKYYGQDGMSRVLIMSLHGQSVANVHRHQGRLSLFATVMIADQVLRSLEHVHRAGYVHADLKPDNILFGREDPEQLYLVDFGLSVHFRDRKGKHRPLITNHSFVGTPRYASLRTHMGHTLSRRDDIEQLVYVMIYLFRGRLPWSGLRISDPDAKEKRIAQMKAEMTLDSICAGCPEAFRDVLNYARCMEFEEEPQYQFLHVLLCSLRDSCTELSSDPNGVPANGSGGVMPQMLTLNAYCSTRQHPKAQNGGDAVANGGAVGMTAAEAGLVKNTNIASGVVEQIDGVAENPMMMSSRGTGAPAFFSDAIGQGFLSGNGTDAGPLSPRIDCLNGQPFSPPPLDLQRPCGSPQLRQMR, encoded by the coding sequence ATGACGCTAACGAGCCGTACCGCGCaggctgcgcacgcgcagaacGATGTAGCGGCTcaaaggccgccgccgccactttACCCGAGCATGAACGTTGGAGTCAGCGCCGTACACACGCATCAAAATCGCCCGTGCCATCCGTACGACAGTCAACCCGCGTGGCAGCATCCACAGCTCGGCACCGCGCCTCCAGCGGTGATAGCTGGCGCCTCCCTTGCTCctgagcagcaggagcaagcgccacagccgcagcaaccACAGCAGACTCACCAGCAGGGCCGCAGTAACCAGCCCCAGAGCATCTTCGGTGGCCGCTTCACCCTTCTCGATCGACTCGGTAGCGGCGGCTTTGGCGAAGTTTACCGCGCAGAGGAGCGTGACCAGCTGGTGCCTATCGCAGTCAAGGTGGAGCGGGTGACCGACACAAACGCTCTGCCTGAGCAGTCTTTTCTCTTCCATGAGGCGAAGGTGATGCAGGAGATACACAAGTCTATCCAGGCTTACATGGCAGCccagcaacagcaccagttgatgctgctgcagcaggagaaggcgcgGAGCGGAAATGGGCGGCGCGCCGAAAAcgaggccgctgcggcagcagatgAGACGAGGCAGGAGAAGGTAGGGATTGCGAAGCTGAAGTACTATGGCCAGGACGGCATGAGCCGCGTGCTCATCATGTCCCTGCACGGCCAGTCCGTCGCAAATGTCCACCGGCACCAAGGGCGCCTGTCGTTGTTTGCGACGGTGATGATCGCAGATCAGGTTCTCAGGAGTCTTGAACACGTGCACCGCGCCGGGTACGTGCACGCGGACTTGAAGCCAGACAACATTCTGTTTGGCCGTGAGGACCCGGAGCAGCTCTATTTGGTGGACTTTGGCCTGAGCGTCCACTTCCGCGACCGCAAGGGCAAGCATCGCCCTCTCATCACGAACCACAGCTTCGTTGGCACCCCACGCTACGCATCACTGCGGACACACATGGGCCACACCCTGTCCCGCCGCGATGACATTGAGCAGCTCGTGTACGTCATGATCTATCTTTTTCGCGGCCGTCTGCCGTGGTCAGGTCTGCGCATCAGCGACCCGGAtgcgaaggagaagcgcatTGCGCAGATGAAGGCGGAGATGACGCTGGACTCGATCTGCGCCGGCTGCCCGGAGGCCTTCCGGGACGTACTCAACTACGCTCGGTGCATGGAGTTTGAAGAGGAGCCACAGTACCAGTTTCTGcatgtgctgctgtgctcgcTGCGTGACTCCTGCACGGAGTTGAGCAGTGATCCGAACGGCGTGCCTGCGAACGGTTCTGGTGGCGTGATGCCGCAGATGCTCACGTTGAATGCCTACTGTAGTACTCGCCAGCACCCCAAAGCCCAaaacggcggcgacgctgttgcgaacggcggtgctgtgggtatgacagcagcggaggcggggCTTGTGAAGAACACGAATATCGCGTCCGGCGTCGTCGAACAGATTGACGGGGTTGCCGAGAACCCGATGATGATGTCTTCACGGGGCACTGGCGCTCCGGCCTTCTTCAGCGATGCCATCGGCCAGGGCTTCCTATCGGGTAACGGCACAGATGCCGGGCCACTATCGCCGCGCATCGACTGCCTAAACGGCCAGCCGTTCTCGCCCCCGCCGCTGGATCTGCAGCGGCCGTGTGGgtcaccgcagctgcggcagatgCGTTAA
- a CDS encoding GTP binding protein, putative yields MLRLSVALWRRRAAGIVGLPNVGKSTLFNALTCSQIAKTGNFPFCTIDANTSKVPIVDPRLRQLAQFTQAEKIVDVEVDLTDVAGLIAGASKGAGLGNKFLADIRNCAVLLHTVRCFESSKEGFDTPHPLDDIHVILSELVLSDLEMVEKRMRKVQKTMKAQDVEYSFLKRLQQWLEEGKPAADMPAKAKLTVAEKGLLQSYDLLSHKPMMFVLNVDERGVKDGNAFSREVEAAFGAERTCRVSVAIEEQTAQLASREEQLMFLEEYGIDVPRGQVLMKQVYALLKLQSFFTVGPKMAHGWTVAQGSTARQAAGEIHSDFEKNFVRAKVMTWDTFIGRPNLESAEMQMRTVNDRYVMQDGEVFIVEHNTQRG; encoded by the coding sequence ATGCTGCGACTTAGCGTCGCGCTCTGgagacggcgcgctgctggtaTTGTGGGGCTACCGAATGTGGGCAAGTCCACCCTCTTTAACGCCCTCACGTGCAGCCAAATAGCAAAGACGGGAAACTTTCCATTCTGCACGATCGACGCGAACACGTCGAAGGTGCCGATCGTCGATCCgcggctgcgccagctggcgCAGTTCACTCAGGCAGAGAAGATTGTCGACGTCGAGGTAGACTTGACGGACGTGGCGGGGCTGATCGCTGGAGCCTCGAAGGGGGCCGGGCTCGGCAATAAGTTCCTCGCTGACATCCGAAActgcgccgtgctgctgcataCGGTGCGCTGCTTCGAGAGCTCCAAGGAGGGCTTTGACACCCCGCACCCTCTGGATGACATTCATGTCATTCTGAGTGAGCTTGTCCTGTCGGACCTCGAGATGGTGGAGAAGCGGATGCGCAAGGTACAAAAGACGATGAAGGCGCAGGACGTTGAATACAGCTTCTTGAAGCGCCTTCAGCAGTggctggaggagggcaagCCAGCAGCAGACATGCCTGCAAAGGCGAAGCTCACTGTGGCGGAGAAAGGCTTGCTGCAGAGCTACGACTTGCTCTCCCACAAGCCCATGATGTTTGTGCTGAACGTGGACGAGCGGGGTGTGAAGGATGGCAACGCCTTCTCTCGTGAGGTGGAGGCCGCCTTCGGGGCCGAGCGGACCTGCCGTGTGTCGGTCGCCATCGAGGAGCAGACAGCACAACTTGCATcgcgcgaggagcagctcaTGTTCCTGGAAGAGTACGGCATCGACGTGCCGCGTGGCCAGGTACTGATGAAGCAGGTGTATGCGCTGCTCAAGCTTCAGTCCTTTTTCACAGTGGGGCCGAAGATGGCGCATGGCTGGACAGTGGCGCAGGGCTCAACGGCGCGGCAGGCAGCCGGTGAGATCCACTCCGACTTCGAGAAGAACTTTGTGCGCGCCAAGGTGATGACATGGGACACGTTCATCGGGCGACCAAACCTCGAATCTGCGGAGATGCAGATGCGCACGGTGAACGACAGGTACGTGATGCAGGATGGCGAGGTGTTCATTGTAGAGCACAACACGCAGCGTGGGTAG